A window of the Candida orthopsilosis Co 90-125, chromosome 1 draft sequence genome harbors these coding sequences:
- a CDS encoding Fav3 alpha-1,6-mannanase: MLVFLPFIVTLGATAPIVINTVVITQTYGVNQNLQTAQTQIAQTTASPVQTAQIESVQTASTSRYNIFGDIAQLFGFGSSSAASDVATTTPAAVTTSPLVATTAATAVTTSQVSGTAVPTTASDIISISPSPLSVPQSASQAPILSDISSTQTYSATAASVSAQSSNFVLDEAVSSTPQSGNSYLTTVNKLWQRFWENGKWNQEDSICQDDSYEIPSIWDMAVLGKAIADSGDSDGVETTISRILEYYDSTTGAFSSTPNSPSEIYSDDNSQLLWVFLDAYKMTNNQNYLKYAEGIMDYLKTQNYQNTGGIIWKRDQSYIASISTTEVALSAMRLYEVNGDESLVELAQSCMNFMFKYLQDTDNLFFDGLDSGSFSPNKGKLTYTVGCAISTLIKLGTQDALEKALDLAKAATNQDGAFYTPEGIWNNSLQYVHLLFVGFGDAFGTGKFDQFKDEVTRQGNYIYEFVQDPDDANLYFDSATSGTPNTYAKYAKVFSTSGATYKSDEDLYCSGSSSGPSPKSLLTNASAGQILYQLANY, encoded by the coding sequence ATGCTTGTATTTTTACCATTCATTGTCACCTTGGGTGCAACAGCGCCAATAGTGATAAATACAGTCGTAATCACTCAAACTTATGGGGTAAATCAGAACTTGCAAACTGCTCAGACCCAAATTGCACAAACAACTGCATCACCTGTGCAAACTgctcaaattgaatcagtACAAACTGCCAGTACCAGTCGTTACAATATATTTGGAGATATTGCTCAACTTTTCGGTTTTGGATCTTCGTCGGCTGCATCAGATGTGGCAACCACTACACCAGCTGCTGTCACTACATCACCCTTAGTAGCCACCACTGCAGCCACAGCAGTTACAACATCACAAGTTTCTGGAACTGCAGTACCCACTACAGCACTGGATATTatatcaatttcaccacTGCCGTTGTCTGTACCCCAACTGGCTTCTCAAGCACCAATTTTGTCAGACATCTCCTCCACGCAGACATATTCGGCAACCGCTGCTCTGGTATCAGCTCAGTCATCAAACTTTGTTCTTGACGAAGCTGTCTCCTCCACACCACAATCAGGCAACTCCTATTTAACAACCGTCAACAAGCTTTGGCAAAGATTTTGGGAGAATGGAAAATGGAATCAAGAGGATAGCATTTGTCAAGATGATTCTTATGAAATACCTTCAATTTGGGATATGGCAGTATTGGGCAAAGCCATAGCAGACTCAGGTGACAGTGATGGGGTTGAGACTACAATTTCCCGGATTTTGGAGTATTACGACTCAACCACTGGTGCATTTTCGTCGACTCCCAATTCGCCACTGGAAATCTATAGTGATGATAACTCGCAATTATTATGGGTGTTTCTCGATGCTTACAAAATGACAAACAACCagaattatttgaaatatgcAGAAGGTATCATGGACTATTTAAAAACGCagaattatcaaaatacTGGTGGAAtcatttggaaaagagaCCAATCTTATATTGCCTCGATTTCTACAACAGAGGTTGCTTTAAGTGCAATGAGATTGTATGAGGTCAACGGTGATGAGTCTTTGGTTGAGTTAGCGCAAAGTTGTATGAATTTCATGTTTAAATACTTGCAAGACACCGACAACTTATTTTTTGATGGTTTGGATTCTGGCTCTTTCTCACCCAACAAAGGTAAATTGACCTACACTGTTGGTTGTGCAATCAGCACCTTAATTAAACTTGGAACACAAGATGCATTGGAAAAAGCGTTAGATTTAGCTAAAGCTGCAACAAATCAAGATGGTGCATTTTACACTCCTGAAGGGATCTGGAATAACAGTCTCCAATATGTTCATTTGCtatttgttggttttggtgaTGCCTTTGGCACTggaaaatttgatcaatttaaaGATGAAGTAACAAGACAAGGAAATTATATCTACGAGTTTGTTCAAGATCCTGATGATGCGAACCTTTACTTTGATCTGGCCACTAGTGGAACACCGAATACTTATGCTAAATATGCCAAAGTTTTTTCTACATCTGGAGCTACATATAAATCCGATGAGGATCTTTATTGCAGTGGAAGCTCGTCGGGACCATCTCcaaaaagtttgttgacaaaTGCCAGTGCAGGTCAAATCTTGTACCAATTGGCAAATTATTGA
- a CDS encoding Pga52 protein (GPI-anchored cell surface protein) — MFQILFLLYFTVAAIAKEAVEVLQFDNFGYSGAYSRVSKLSDIYKDSCSCEVDSTQVTFSGANTPLNEEVSVHFRGPLILNRFGSYVSDSFTLGDDSSGDWTRLSYYEASSGTSENVTFLTRAGKNSSCLGYGLTYASDNGTGAADSSTVLAENTLINSNDEYVIFSNISCESSGLNNDCGVYRSDIPAYHGFYGTTKMFLFEFKMPNETKTSTKISNYNMPAIWLLNAQIPRTAQYSQNVNCSCWRSGCGEFDIFEVMNSTEYLHLYSTVHDYQGTDDIETGMAIDSYIERDLTGTMVGGVVFDSNGDVTVWVSNSTSFDETVAGSDVNQWVNKDSSAATTTLSSVSLALTTASGSSSSKKGEGFAYKPSTLLNLLAAVLVYLI, encoded by the coding sequence ATGTTTCAAATATTATTCCTACTTTACTTTACTGTGGCTGCTATCGCCAAAGAGGCAGTGGAGGtgcttcaatttgataatttcgGATATTCAGGAGCCTATTCACGAGTTAGTAAACTCAGTGACATTTACAAGGATTCGTGTTCATGTGAAGTAGATTCAACTCAAGTTACATTTTCGGGTGCAAATACTCCATTGAATGAAGAAGTATCTGTTCATTTCAGAGGtccattgattttgaacaGGTTTGGATCGTACGTTTCAGATAGTTTCACACTTGGTGATGACTCTTCGGGGGATTGGACTAGACTTAGTTACTATGAAGCATCCAGTGGTACTTCGGAAAATGTCACATTTTTGACTCGCGCTGGTAAGAATTCGTCATGTTTGGGTTATGGATTGACTTATGCTAGTGATAACGGTACTGGTGCTGCTGACTCCTCAACCGTTTTGGCAGAAAACACTTTGATCAACTCCAATGATGAGTATGTTATATTCTCCAACATAAGTTGTGAGTCCTCTGGGTTGAACAACGATTGTGGTGTTTATAGATCAGATATTCCAGCATACCATGGTTTTTACGGAACTACCAAGATGTTCTTATTTGAGTTCAAAATGCCtaatgaaacaaaaacatcaactaAGATTTCCAACTACAATATGCCAGCAATTTGGTTATTGAATGCTCAAATTCCAAGAACTGCCCAATACTCACAAAACGTCAATTGTTCATGTTGGAGAAGTGGATGTGGTGAGTTTGATATTTTCGAAGTGATGAACTCCACTGAATATCTTCATTTATATTCAACTGTGCATGATTATCAAGGTactgatgatattgaaactgGTATGGCAATTGACTCATACATCGAACGTGACTTGACCGGAACAAtggttggtggtgttgTGTTTGATTCCAATGGTGATGTCACTGTTTGGGTAAGCAActcaacttcttttgatgaaactgTTGCTGGTTCAGATGTGAATCAATGGGTAAACAAAGACAGTTCTGCAGCTACTACTACTTTGAGCTCTGTGTCATTGGCATTAACCACCGCCTCAGGCAGTTCAAGTAGTAAGAAGGGCGAAGGTTTTGCTTACAAACCTTCTACTTTGCTCAATTTGCTTGCGGCAGTATTAGTATATTTGATTTAA
- a CDS encoding Mpp10 SSU processome and 90S preribosome component, whose product MSQDILQKLIRNPQDIFKLHNDKKSDSNIFNELTKTIINPIVKNYSVLDELYTDGLDSSQVFGQTKMVLDGIGSKLLGEDIPQIREKIGEIEESEDEEDDDEDDDEESEEGEEEAEFDSEEDDEEENEAGGNFEEVKKGSEDEVEEEKDEEEKFSDDGETLVGDDEEEEGSDAEVKHKRDAFGLNDGFFDIDEYNKQVLALENNQEAGDDNDEEIDYFGSLSDEDEEQMDYYDDFYDKPGKIDVKEKPVKKVDYDDEEDDISEGEFADEDYDNAINSARLDLFAEHEERKQNSSETLSSYEKQQLALQREVEKLEAELVADKKWTLKGEITSNERPKESLLEENELSFDRTAKPVPTITQEVTETIEDLIRKRIKNDEFDDLPRRIVQDLSKFHQGPQADVSQQKSSKSLAELYEDEYNQVDAQQEELDEAVKKQHEEISELFMKVTHRLDALCSAHFIPKPHEVKNIEIKVTDASAPSISMEDAQPLNVSSESRLAPQEIYKMGDDQVKGNGVKGKSEVQLKSGLSYSKDELNREEKQRLRRANKRKKSKQYHEREEFKRQKLKQTPESKPRKSKSGEVIDTLSKAKNITVIGQKGELRDVKGNLKKNNGPQTGNSLKL is encoded by the coding sequence ATGAGTCAAGATATACTACAAAAGTTAATACGTAATCCTCAGGATATATTCAAACTACATAATGATAAAAAATCAGACTCCAACATTTTTAATGAGTTAACGAAAACAATAATAAATCCAATTGTGAAAAACTATTCAGTACTAGATGAGTTGTATACCGATGGCTTAGACTCATCACAAGTGTTTGGACAGACAAAGATGGTGTTGGATGGAATAGGAAGTAAGTTGTTAGGAGAGGATATTCCACAAATAAGGGAgaaaattggagaaatcgaagaaagtgaagatgaagaagatgatgacgaagatgatgacgaagaaaGTGAGGAAGGCGAAGAAGAAGCGGAATTTGACAGcgaagaagatgatgaggagGAAAATGAAGCAGGTGGTAACTTTGAGGAGGTGAAAAAGGGCTCAGAAGATGAAGTAGAGGAGGAGAAGGATGAGGAGGAGAAGTTTTCTGATGACGGTGAAACTTTGGTTGGTGATGACGAAGAGGAAGAAGGATCTGACGCTGAGGTAAAGCACAAAAGGGACGCATTTGGCTTGAATGATGgattttttgatattgatgaatataataAGCAAGTTCTTGCGCTTGAGAATAACCAAGAAGCTGGAGACgacaatgatgaagaaattgactaTTTTGGCAGTTTAAgcgatgaagatgaagagcAAATGGATTattatgatgatttttATGATAAACCTGGCAAAATCGACGTTAAAGAAAAGCCAGTAAAGAAAGTTGATTATGATGACGAAGAGGACGATATAAGTGAAGGTGAATTTGCCGATGAAGATTACGATAATGCCATCAATTCTGCCAGACTTGACTTATTTGCCGAAcatgaagaaagaaagcAAAATTCCAGTGAAACCCTATCCTCATATGAAAAGCAACAATTGGCATTACAAcgtgaagttgaaaaattagaAGCCGAATTGGTTGCTGATAAAAAATGGACTCTCAAAGGTGAAATCACATCAAATGAAAGACCAAAGGAATCATTgttggaagaaaatgaacTTTCATTTGATCGTACGGCAAAACCAGTACCAACAATAACCCAAGAAGTAACTGAAACCATTGAGGATTTGATCAGAAAAAGGATAAagaatgatgaatttgatgactTGCCAAGAAGAATTGTTCAAGATTTATCTAAATTTCATCAGGGGCCTCAAGCCGATGTATCCCAACAAAAGtcttccaaatctttgGCAGAGTTGtatgaagatgaatatAATCAAGTTGATGCACAACAAGAGGAGCTTGATGAGGCAGTAAAGAAACAACACGAAGAAATTAGTGAGTTGTTTATGAAAGTAACGCATAGGTTGGATGCTTTGTGCTCAGCTCATTTCATTCCTAAACCACATGAGGTtaaaaatattgaaattaagGTGACTGACGCCAGCGCCCCTTCAATCAGCATGGAGGATGCTCAACCATTGAACGTATCGAGTGAATCCAGGTTAGCACCACAAGAAATATATAAAATGGGAGACGATCAAGTCAAGGGTAATGGTGTTAAAGGTAAATCTGAAGTTCAATTAAAATCTGGTCTTTCTTATTCCAAGGATGAGCTTAATCgtgaagaaaaacaaagattGAGAAGAGCcaacaagagaaagaagTCGAAGCAGTATCACGAAAGAGAAGAATTCAAGAgacaaaagttgaaacaaacACCTGAATCTAAACCAAGGAAATCTAAATCTGGCGAAGTTATTGATACATTGTCTAAAGCAAAGAATATTACTGTTATTGGACAAAAAGGTGAATTGAGAGATGTAAAGggtaatttgaaaaagaataacgGACCACAAACAGGAAATAGCTTGAAACTATAG
- a CDS encoding Emc9 protein produces MHQTSTTVNRKSRSSSSVTSQSQSQSQSQSTSASTGNSSVSSKTSSSRMLASSQPTSFHHHYHLNGKNGATNNSSGHVESAGDRRGPVANVNNRVSLETPPVEHHHHYHHHHHHHPQPSSIFPNSSSLRDILSLVFVTLSLPQSISLLICILYLVLGSNFMGGKFLINFMLPNSQKPVFKGIKNISSSAIKVILIDSIVYLTLVRFIKKKSYFNYLIMLSKSIVSSELIGASSIYYINSISNKKITSKIQYDDRRRSFFNSSLMNAIFCFIIINYINYLLNWFQFASVSIYPSTTTTNTTMTTTTTSTPIASLKSFNNLASRIIPINISYINNLNFSEYKIQLYLFLSIHIINRALFTRKSTIVQNSVPSINEEISVNVDENRLMDIKVDLSQTSTKNNWNTIAYKNFENFVVSPFNSKLINLKNRMRAASLSKPKLGSSGVASLTPYSLGTSPSAAVTTPTSIATSAATSSSVAPSSTHASSTPTSITTSSKMTPVSKSLTTTTISPNVTVVENTIIIQPFWSIVAACKAILKNPNLFNGEPTRKNADTGVSDTADVERKELPIAVVAIDSSKVVLKLLFNEVVKSLKVKLNNVNWSYFKLGEESGTRYITIYGLTPLFQYEVEILDGDVLLNHFLINTTNGNDQIINKSSGETSSLVTLQTSLTSTMTNLNNLKLKLKKFKKDENKKVSDLKNSIDVVKNKISKYNNAKPVNENRVYGKIQGLKHSVLQLENEIDCIRLEIDSLAQEEESLQHQSKQKQDFQLEEIKQLELEYTQYESRLKDYKSNLIKLQQEQTNLSAKYQKLLSRHDAKQEELKSIQLELKNLKKGEILNKFAKRIKKTNEKFDTIIPRILHETELLKQECAEIMDE; encoded by the coding sequence ATGCATCAAACACTGACCACTGTGAATAGAAAATCAAGGTCGCTGTCGTCAGTCACTTCACAGTCACAGTCACAGTCACAGTCACAATCGACCTCAGCTTCAACTGGCAATTCATCGGTGTCTTccaaaacatcatcatcacgTATGCTCGCACTGTCGCAACCAACatcatttcatcatcattaccACTTGAATGGCAAAAATGGGGCCACTAACAACAGTAGTGGGCACGTTGAGTCTGCTGGTGATAGGAGAGGCCCAGTTGCAAATGTGAATAACAGGGTGTCTTTGGAAACACCACCAGTTGAACACCaccatcattatcatcatcaccaccaccatcatccACAACCATCGTCCATTTTTCCCAATTCCTCGAGTTTACGTGATATTTTATCACTTGTTTTTGTTACATTGTCGTTACCTCAATCCATTTCATTGCTTATTTGCATCTTGTATCTAGTTTTGGGCTCAAATTTCATGGGAGGCAAGTTCCTAATCAATTTTATGCTTCCAAATTCTCAGAAACCAGTTTTTAAAGgaataaaaaatatatcttcttcagcaATAAAAGTTATCTTAATTGATTCCATTGTTTATTTGACTTTAGTGAGatttatcaagaaaaagagttatttcaattatttgattATGTTGTCGAAATCAATAGTATCGAGTGAGTTGATTGGAGCTTCATCGATATATTATATCAACTCCATATCAAATAAGAAAATTACTAGCAAGATCCAATATGATGATAGAAGACGAAGTTTTTTCAACAGTAGTCTAATGAATGCTATATTTTGCTTtataatcatcaattatattaattatttgttgaattggtttcaatttgcaTCAGTATCTATCTatccatcaacaactacaacaaatACCACCATgacaacaactacaacttCAACCCCAATAGCATCTTTAAAATCATTTAACAATCTTGCATCCAGGATCATACCAATTAATATATCATatataaacaatttgaatttcagTGAGTACAAGATTCAATTATATTTGTTCTTATCGATTCATATTATTAATCGTGCATTATTTACCCggaaatcaacaattgtacAAAACTCAGTACCCAGTATCAATGAAGAGATATCGGTGAATGTTGATGAGAATAGATTGATGGATATCAAAGTTGACTTGAGTCAAACGTCAACAAAGAATAATTGGAATACCATTGCTTAtaaaaactttgaaaattttgttgtttctcCATTCAATAgtaaattgatcaatttaaaGAATAGAATGAGAGCAGCATCTTTGTCGAAACCAAAATTGGGCTCCTCAGGAGTAGCAAGTTTGACTCCGTACTCATTGGGAACATCACCAAGTGCTGCTGTAACCACACCCACATCCATAGCCACATCCGCagcaacttcttcttcagttgCACCGTCTTCGACACATGCTTCATCCACGCCAACATCGATCACCACTTCATCCAAAATGACTCCAGTGTCAAAATCCTtaaccacaaccacaatttcaccaaatgTTACAGTTGTGGAAAATACAATCATCATCCAGCCATTTTGGTCGATTGTAGCTGCATGCAAGGCAATTTTAAAGAATCCAAACTTGTTTAACGGAGAACCAACACGAAAAAATGCTGATACAGGTGTTAGTGATACTGCCGACGTTGAAAGGAAGGAATTGCCgattgctgttgttgccattgattcaagtaaagtagttttgaaattattgttcaatgaaGTCGTTAAAAGTTTAAAGGTTAAGTTGAATAACGTCAACTGGTcttatttcaaattgggtGAAGAGTCGGGTACACGTTATATCACGATTTATGGATTGACTCCTTTATTTCAATATGAGGTGGAGATTTTGGATGGTGATGTATTGCTTAATCATTTTTTAATCAATACCACTAATGGCAATgatcaaattatcaataaaTCTAGTGGAGAAACATCATCGCTCGTTACTTTACAAACTTCATtaacttcaacaatgacaaatttgaacaatCTCAAACTtaagttgaagaaattcaaaaaggatgaaaataaaaaagtttccgatttgaaaaattccattgatgttgttaaaaacaaaatatccaaatacaacaatGCTAAACCAGTGAATGAAAATCGTGTTTATGGTAAAATCCAGGGATTGAAGCATTCGGTATTACAATTGgagaatgaaattgattgtattCGATtagaaattgattcattagctcaagaagaagaatcatTACAACaccaatcaaaacaaaagcaggattttcaacttgaagaaatcaaacaattggaattaGAGTACACACAATATGAATCTCGTCTTAAGGAttataaatcaaatttgatcaaactACAACAAGAGCAAACTAATTTATCCgccaaatatcaaaaactATTATCTCGTCATGATGCtaaacaagaagaattgaaatcgatacaattggaattgaagaatttaaaaaagggggaaattttgaataagtTTGCTAAACGGATTAAAAAGACAAATGAGAAATTTGATACTATAATACCTCGGATATTGCATGAAACTgaattattgaaacaagaatGTGCTGAAATAATGGATGAATAG
- a CDS encoding Dur4 urea permease yields the protein MEPSLSQGVGYGLIVGGGAFFAIVMNYVTFLQNKFSSFNSKKVDEFVSGSRSVGFGLLLSGILSNWTWSLTLLESAVKSYDIGISGSYWYAIGGLMQVSVFSVVSSKIKKNANLVTTFPEMEYFRFGKAGHLSFLWCGFVCNAIVSSCILLGGSAVFNAVTGISQYAALFLIPFGCAIYVSFGGLRATFISDATHTCIILVFIIVFMFEVYFGSDKIGSPKKMWELLESLPPVDDNYHGSYLTFRSKQGAIFSIISIVTGFGLVVNDQAYLSRAVATDPKITSRAYFFASVCWFVIPFAMGAGLGLAGRALSVYSDFPTLSEFEVGEGLAPVAAATYLMGKSGSAMILVMIFFSVTSSFAGELIGTSTLVSYDIYKRYIKPDATPRQVVRAAKISVFGWAIFSSCLASIFFGAAKISMGWLFNFLGCATGAGVFPIALSFTWKDLNKIGAVGGAVGGMFLGIIAWLVTCKAYTGEVNVTNLSTQWVSFTGNVTALFMGGIISIVLSLIWPANFDFEETRNRTSLVKKKQIQDIEKATDLKQSSVEISQSSTDTSNDEESTHELDMNLEAVIDHKHLDQQFKKYGILVAILALVMAIIIPVPLGASPYIFSPNFLLGVVIIIIIWLFCSFFYVVVLPVVEARNSIWQILKVLIVRRKDGE from the coding sequence ATGGAACCATCATTATCACAAGGTGTAGGCTACGGCCTTATTGTCGGAGGCGGTGCCTTCTTCGCTATTGTTATGAACTATGTTACCTTCttgcaaaacaaatttaGCTCCTTTAATTCCAAAAAAGTGGATGAGTTTGTATCTGGAAGTAGATCAGTCGGATTTGGATTGCTACTCAGTGGTATTCTTTCCAACTGGACTTGGAGTTTAACCTTGTTGGAGTCAGCAGTCAAGAGTTATGATATTGGAATAAGTGGTAGTTATTGGTACGCTATTGGTGGATTAATGCAAGTCAGTGTCTTTTCAGTCGTCTCatcaaagatcaaaaagaatgcAAATTTGGTAACCACGTTTCCTGAAATGGAATATTTTCGGTTTGGAAAAGCAGGGCATTTGAGTTTCCTCTGGTGTGGTTTTGTCTGTAACGCTATTGTTAGTTCATGTATCTTGTTGGGTGGTTCTGCCGTTTTTAATGCAGTTACTGGAATAAGTCAATATGCAGCATTGTTTTTAATACCTTTCGGATGTGCCATCTATGTTAGTTTTGGTGGTTTAAGAGCAACGTTTATATCAGATGCCACTCATACATGTATAATATTGGTATTCATCATTGTGTTTATGTTTGAGGTTTACTTTGGCAGTGACAAAATAGGATCTCCAAAAAAGATGTGGGAGTTGCTTGAATCATTGCCAcctgttgatgataattaCCACGGTTCATACTTGACATTTAGGTCTAAACAAGGTGCAATTTTTTCGATCATTAGTATTGTTACTGGTTTTGGTCTTGTTGTCAACGATCAAGCTTATTTGTCCAGAGCAGTAGCTACAGATCCAAAGATTACATCAAGGGCTTACTTTTTTGCTTCAGTTTGTTGGTTTGTAATTCCGTTTGCAATGGGTGCTGGTTTAGGACTCGCTGGTAGAGCTTTATCTGTGTACTCCGATTTCCCAACCCTTTCGGAATTTGAAGTCGGTGAAGGGTTAGCTCCagtagcagcagcaactTACTTAATGGGCAAATCAGGCTCGGCAATGATTTTAGTGATGATCTTTTTCTCAGTGACTTCCTCGTTCGCTGGTGAGCTTATTGGTACATCCACTTTAGTTAGTTATGATATATACAAGAGGTACATCAAGCCTGATGCTACACCAAGACAGGTTGTGAGAGCTGCAAAAATCAGTGTTTTTGGATGGGctatattttcatcatgTTTAGCGTCAATTTTCTTCGGCGCTGCAAAGATAAGTATGGGATGGTTGTTTAACTTTCTCGGGTGTGCCACGGGTGCTGGTGTGTTTCCAATTGCACTCAGTTTTACTTGGAAAGATCTCAACAAGATTGGCGCTGTTGGAGGTGCAGTGGGTGGCATGTTTTTAGGCATTATCGCTTGGTTGGTAACATGCAAGGCCTATACCGGAGAAGTCAATGTtaccaatttatcaactcaATGGGTATCTTTCACGGGTAATGTTACTGCATTGTTCATGGGAGGAATAATTTCTATTGTGTTGTCATTGATCTGGCCGGCaaattttgactttgaagAGACTAGAAACAGAACTAGTTTAGtcaagaagaagcaaataCAAGATATTGAGAAAGCTACTGATTTGAAGCAGTCACTGGTAGAAATTAGTCAGTCGTCAACAGATACCtccaatgatgaagaatcCACGCATGAGTTGGATATGAACTTGGAAGCAGTGATTGATCATAAACATTTGGaccaacaattcaaaaaatatGGTATATTGGTTGCTATACTTGCGTTAGTAATGGCAATTATCATTCCTGTTCCACTAGGTGCTTCTCCTTATATTTTCAGTcccaatttcttgttgggTGTGGTGATAATCATAATAATCTGgttgttttgttcattCTTTTACGTTGTCGTGTTGCCTGTGGTAGAAGCCAGAAACAGTATATGGCAGATTTTGAAGGTATTGATTGTGAGGCGTAAAGACGGGGAATAG